The following proteins are co-located in the Pseudomonas synxantha genome:
- a CDS encoding zinc ribbon domain-containing protein, whose product MYDGGRHATPAPIKDLQGCRQCRTANDPSARFCLNCGTPLSSGCTACGSLLSAGAKFCSQCGQATL is encoded by the coding sequence GTGTATGACGGCGGGCGCCATGCCACTCCAGCCCCCATTAAAGATCTGCAGGGCTGCAGGCAGTGCCGGACGGCCAACGATCCGTCAGCACGCTTTTGTCTAAACTGCGGAACACCACTATCGAGTGGTTGCACCGCCTGTGGCTCGTTGCTGAGCGCAGGAGCAAAATTCTGCAGTCAGTGTGGCCAAGCGA